Genomic window (Pieris rapae chromosome 4, ilPieRapa1.1, whole genome shotgun sequence):
CTGCATAAGACTATTTATTCGTTATTCTCATTATATTAACTTTACGTGAGAAAGATCCTGCTATGAGTAATAAAAGCAAACTATTCTAATTCTTAATTGAGGCGAACATGATAGTTGTAACGTTGTGACCTAGAGAAGTGGGCTGGGCAGCACAGCGTCGATGGAGGGCAGTGGAGCCGGAAGCCGCGTGTCGTTTGCGTATTGTGCCCGCGCCGCCAGCGATCCGGCCTTGCGCCAGGCACTACGCAGGGAGCTTAGTGCCCGCTTGGTCAGCTCGGCAAGCGAGACCACGGCGCAGATACTTGACCAACTCAGAGCATATGTTACGGTACTGATCGCGCTCTTTACGATAAAAAACCCTATTTATGGCACTAAAAGTTGCTACCAAATGGAAATtggaatgaaataatttcattttatcagtataattacaaaaaaaaaacgaaggagagagaataaaaaaaactatataatatatttatttgagtaatttaatatgtatttttattcagaaaaCCAGATGCCCGTGTAGCGATCCACCGCAGTCCAGCGACTCTGGTGTTAGCGCTGCAAACGCCGCGACGGGCTCGTTCGCTGGAACCACCCTGGAGAAACGAGCTTTATGATtccttctttaaataaatttcataataaattatagtagtaacttttatttatgtactgaACCTcttgcaaataataatataaataaataaatcagtggccctACAATTTTGTTTGGGCCGCAgttttctatatctgtttcatgttatatatatagcttCCTATGCTTGAGACATGCGGTCGACTTTATGGGTCTAGGGCGAGCCGGTTTCCTCAGTGTTACTTTCTTCACCGATCGAGAGAATATAAAATGCGCACGCAAAAAAGTCAATTGGTACACAGCCAGGCATCAAACCttcgacctcagggatgagagtcacacgctagccaacactgctcttgcaatttaattaaataatttgataattgaGAAAACCGAAAGATAAAGAAAAGAGCCTTAATTTTTGTTCTACAGTTAATGATAGCTTGAGAACTGGTTCGTCTGGATGAAGCACGGCAAATAATGTCGAAGGAATTACATCCTAATTAGTCTATAGTGCAACCAATGTATCTATGCAGCCTAATCGgtccttattattataatcacgTGACGGACATGACGCAGTcacaacatatattttaatatcaaaacaaaatccgaaatatttaaatatgcaaaataattacCAATAACCTAGTTTTCATTCAGAATGACCCATtccttaaattacataaatctcCAGTGTGTTCAGGTAAATAACTagatatattgttaatatcttAGAAACTATTGGTAAGTTTCATATAAaggtaattttacattaattacgtAATAGCTGTTGGAATGGGCGCGGTGCGGAGACAATGTGCTATCGGTAGTACCGACAATACTATGGGCAGCGGGATCTGTTGCATTTGCACATCGCATCGTCTCTTCACTCTTCAAACGATTCATGTTTCGCCGGATCCCTCTCTGGGAGATCATTCTACAGGTCTGTATTATAATCCTAATCTGTATTATAATTGTTCcctcatattaaatatatattttaatctacaaatcaatcaatcttacaaCTGTGATTTGTAAAAccgtgctttatgtttctgtttcaatgtgtattccgttttggcttttgtgtgtaatgtaattgtttggatattgtttagtgattagctgtaggaatacttaaataaataaaaataaataaattttgcagCCTCGATGATTTTCGTTTAATTATCCTTATATTATTACAGCACCTCATTTTCATTTGGATGGTTATATACAGTCTTCATTTTTGGACATTAGCggtcaaaattattaaaattgtggtGGAATATTACTACAGTGACGTAAGTAGTTTATTATTGTGAATATGTACGTAATTTTGGGACAAATGATAGCCATTTCTGCTCTTTAACAGGAACAAGTTGAGACTGTGACTCGTGAGGAGCTAGAAGGACGGAAGGTGATGCAACAATGGATTATCTGGCTGTGCGGGGCGACTCCACTAGCGCTATACTACCAAACGAGGCCTCGACCTTCATCTCCACCACTGATGATATGGTTAACTATTTATGCTGAtagtaattacttaataacttGTACAAATATATACCCCTTTCGCGAGTACAATATTAGCTGTCTAAAAGTACTTAATCCTACCATGAGATATAATCATCTTGGGCTTTGGCAATCGTACAGTATAATGaccattagatttatttaattaaatttgcagGATAACCACAAGTCCCTGGCAGAGGCGCGAGATGGGTCCTTATGGGTATTATTTACATCGGCCACCCTCCTTGGAGACTCCTGCTAATACGGTTCGGGAACAGGCTATCGCGCTCCGAAAAGCCTACAGCGACTCTAGAACAATCATCAAAGAACCTCCCAGAAAGAGAAGAAACTCTAAATCTGTGtagtatagtaatataaataatgtctaAATTTGTAGTTTCAttgcgattttttttaatgaaaaattgaGCCCAAGATTACTGGTACAATATCAATTtcgtatataattttcaacaaaGATAGTATCAACTTAGAatgcattatatttatatttgcaaGCAAAGCAACCAAGTTGTATTCAATACAGTTTATATGGTCAACTTAATTTCCGTATTTCATAAATTGACAGTATCTATGCATTAAAGTTTTTGGATATggcaataattgttattttattttagaaattgttCAATAGATGTCAGGAACCTTTTAATCATAGGTATAAAAACGCGCTATCAAAATTAATCCAACAATCTATATAAGACCTGGGTACATGACGTAACGCATACTAACCTTGCGTAGGGTGTACCGTGATCAGGAAGGCGGTTGCCCCGGGCCGGCGCCAACCATTGCACTACGGTTGGAACAAGCTTGTCTGTGACTATCCTAAGTAGGGTACGTCGTACGTGTAATTTTTGGTAGTTGGAACTAGCGTACTGCGCAGTTCCCATTGATTATATCTCGActgataaataatacaatccTTTGGATCATACTTTAACATCAGTCACATTATCAGTATTATTGAACATATGATTTATGaagtcaattaatttattaataaaaattgcaaGAGGTTTTCAGTACATatgtttctaaaataaaagcaggaataaaataaaaaatttatattgaaatataacagGGTTTATAAGGTAGTACTAACCAATAGAAACGCGCGAACCGGCACCGGAGCACTGTGTGAAAAGAAAACACAAAATCAGGCATACTTTATTCAAACACAACATTTGCGTATCAAAATACAAGTATTATCGAAACAGCGTACGTCGATTGtaaaaacagtatttactTCAAACTACACCATCTAATAACATTTGTGTGTTCATGTGTAAAAACGACATCGTCACAGAATAGATAAATACAGTTGGAAGGACTTTTACTCAATTTTTGTACTAGAATATTTGATGCATGATTGTTTCAACGCACACATTCCTTATCAATTCTGAGACTAAAGATAAACATTTCAgccaatatattataatatttaattgactaTCAAAAACATTAgtccatttatattttatccatttctcaatataaaaatatttaatcgtgATTTATTCGTATTATACTAACAAAGAGCTATGTGTCAGTCGATTTCTTGAGTGTCTTTAGTTCGAAGCTCTGCAGCGGGTTGTTGCGTCGCgcctgaaataaattaatgttaatattatgaataacatAGCCttctgttattaattaaattatgtttcatttttcaataaatttaatgtatagtattgtcttttattagcatagcttatacatatttaaagaaaaaaacttttttatcggATTGAATTGGTCActgtgaccacgcacgctacAATAATACacagcttcaatccggtaaaaaagtgtctTCTTTACatgaattttatgtaattttcaataatattaacgtAGTCTGGGTAGGAGTGGCGTAGCTACTGTGGGTGTCACCCCATCGAAAGTAAAaagcattaaattttatatgataaataaaggACATGGaccatttattaaaagatcgcgAATATGGGACGGGGAATCCCCCACGACAGCGTTAGGCTCTTTTGCGTAAATCCCCGAATTCTACATAGAGCTGAGCTCGTGCTAGTGGAGGAATTCCTGAAAATGAATTATCATGCTAGCGAGttactttttttgtttgcaTTGTTCTTAAACTTGAGAGACCGCGTGGCTGTCACCCTAAAAAAGGTGACACCCGGTGCGTCCCGCCCCCCTTTGCTACGCCACTGCTAGGTGGGTAACTTATTAATGtgattgataataattaaattaattattctcgataaataattaatgaaataaaaacatcactattatgaataaatattagtaactCATCCTTAACATGTAATCAGcctactttatttattaagaatttttactgctttgaatttacattaattaattactcaatacaataaatttgagTTATATGACCAcacattattacaataataattaaatcattttcattCTTGCCAATGAACAAACTTTTTCGTAAATTTAACAGTTCCAAAAATTTTCACTTAATTTACCTATTTAATGTCCACTTACTAAAATgtacaaatgtaaattaacacTTCACCTGGTACTTGTGGCGTTTAGCGCTGCCATAACTGTGTTGGGTCTTTCTTTTGGCTGCTTGCGGGGGCGCCGGACAGTCCGCGCTAGCTTCGGGTTCAGACGGTCTGAGTGCTCCGGGGACTAAATATTCCGGGACATGGGCCAATTGTTCTTGTACTCTGACCGTGTGTAGAGCCTTGTCTCGTTTAATCGCCGCCAGTTCAGCCGGATTTTCCTCGAAGAATCCCTAAACACGGAATTATGTAACTAACCTGCTCATACAAAGTCGACTCAATGTTAGAATTTGTGTGAACTCAGGGAGAAGATTAGACATTCATCAAAGAGATATGTGCGTTATTGTCatcattgtataaattttagagATTTCAGTGATTCAAACATTTCTAATGaaacaactttaaaatattatattcttagcagagttgaataataatttacttgatgaaaaagatttattgtattaatataacagaaaTTACAATAGGAACAAGCAGTTTAACAAAGGTGATTAAAAGGAAGTAACTATAGAGTAAAAACAAACCACAGACTATAGACCgcgccaattttatttttatcatatattttatttgtttattccaGATTCGTAACAATTTCATAGTTCACATATTTTCGGACATAGTCTTATTACACTGTTATATCTATCTTTAGTCTACAAAACTATTTAGGTATGTTTCGGTatctcttttattatatatgaaaccCGAGACGACGCATTTTagtcataaatttaaaaaaccattCATCAGTTAATAAttacgtaattttaaattaataattacaatttgataacgaaatataaatagtaccgtaaaatgtaaaaactcACCTTTAACTTGTTGCAGTTCAGCAGTTCCCGCTTAATCTCTTGTAGTCGTGCTTCCCTCACGGCGATGCGAGTGACGGCTCGCCACGCATCCCTAGACCGGTAACGGAAGCCCTCCACTTCTTCTAACGCAAATGAGTACTTCCTGcaatattgtgtaaaatttaacctttaaaataaatcatagatTTTGTACACCACACAAAAACaccaaaaaataacaaaaatccaTACtctgtttataattatactccAAAACATTTTGTGTGTGGTAAGTggattatattttagattatagACATTTTTCATCAAAACGGCCGCGATCGTTTGCattttatctaataataaaagttcttGATGTAATGACAAACATTTTAGCCTTATTATATCCcaagaaaaaaatttgttatttttaatataaagaatagCAGCAAATAATGTTAACTTACTGCAACACTTTCTGATTGTTGAAGCCTTTGGACAAGTGTGCCTCCACCTCTTCTAGTAAAGGTTTTTCTCTTATTGATACAAATGATAGCACCGATCCCTAAACAAAAATTCAGATTAGGATActgaaaattgaataaattatcaatgatGTAATGATAAAGTTCACAAAATGCATATTAGTAAAGGCTTTCTTAATTGTTGCAATAATTACTAGACTAGAAATCtccagtttttatttataacattatataaacatagctCTTCAGCACTTTTGGATATAATTCAGTGGCACTTCAACCTTTTATGGGCAATGGCCTAAGATTGCTCATTTCTAAATCATCATTcatcttttttttacaattggcTTTGATTTGAACCCAATAGGCCGGGTTTGAAATACCATTAGAGCTTTGTCGATAGATATACTTTTACTTTATAGATAGAACGagatagttattaataaaatacaaattagttTAACTAAATCCTTGTCCACCTGTCTCCTGTTTCACAGTATAaatagaaagagacgaaagagtacTTTAGTAAAAATGGATTTAATTAGCGGTGCGGTGCCGCAACGTCATCctacttacatataaattactatatcCCACACCGCAAGCGCGTCTAGTGACCTGCGAGACGAGGCGGGGAggggtaaaatatattgccaCACCGCAACGCCCGTATAGCTCAAAATAATTGCGGCAACGCACCGCAATGTTACCGCATCGTGTGGCTTTAGCCTTAGACTCATTGACACTGATCTGACAGCAGATGTTATTGAGAAGCAAAATGTCGCTAGTGGTTTTAAATCGTTATTAATATACCTGATTGTGCCCGCGTGCCGTTCGTCCTGCTCGGTGTACATAAGATGTGACATCCAATGGGAAATCGAAATTGATGACGTTGGCTACGTGTTGGAAATCAATACCGCGAGATACTCCGGACTCCTTGTCTTTTTTACGTTTAGATTTTTGCTGGAATTGTAAAAATCTGTTAGACATACAATCATACATAAAATCAGAAAAGATGGATGAAAACGGGTTATCTCATGGCCATCAATTATTCATATCATAATAGATATTCCTTTGTCCtctgtatttaatttgattgaatAACAGATATCATGATTGTATATagtctattttaaaaatatagcatgttggataatgtattttttttaaatcagtggccttacaacctctttagatctgggcctcagatttctgaatctgtttcaggATCATTTTCAATATGAGGAAGTCTTTTTGtatctaagacatgtcggtttcctcatgatgttttcctttaccattCGTGCGAACATTAAATGCGAgtttattggtgcacagccggggatcgaacctacgacctcaggtatgagagtcgcacgctaaagccaatAGATCAATACTGCTACTTcgaataatgtattaattagaataattttctTCTAACTGAACTTCAGCTTACAACAGCCTTTATTTCAGACCTGCCAAATGAAAATGtaacagatatatttatatctaccTTATTTTTCTTGCCAATTTCTTCTCCTTTAAGTAATCCACCATCAGGTTTTTCCAAAGCTTTTTCATCTGAGGCCACAATAATTTGATAGCGACCTCGGTTAAACTGGTCCACAGATAGACATCGGATGGCAGCTGGCAGTTCAGAGTTCAAAACACAAGAGCCAATTTTAAACTGTtccaaatataatttcaatctAAAACGaaacaatttacattattattatcatatataaattatatataacgaaACTCAAGgtactacatatattttgacattatCAAGAGTTGCCGTTAAatggaaagaagaaaaatctgtattgaacaagaaatttcttttttcagtCTAGttgttagtaattacataaaattcttatttgGACATCATTGAGAATTATTTTCGCCTGACTAAGTCTAGAAAACTGTTACTTaatttacttacttataaCATCTGTCCACAGTTCTTACAAAGATAATGCTTTTGcctcttattaaattaagtttcagCAAGGCATATAATATTGCTGCTTTATCATCTTCCTCTGCGAATAGGTGGTAGTGTTGTAATTGTGAGGATGGTGCCAATTCAGGTTCCTCCAATTTCAATGTCACCGGGTTCCTAAGAACTATCTTTTTAAGGTTGATTACATCATCTGACAGTGTAGCTGAAGCTAATACAGCTTGGTAAATCTTTGGTAAATacctgtaaaattattaaagggTTATTATACTACTAAGTATATTTAGATTTGCATATGGATAATTTAATAGCAAATTACCCCAAGAGCTCTTTCACCTCATCTTCATAGCCAAATGAAAATACAAGGTCAGCCTCATCTACAATTAGCATTGCTAAATCATCTTTAAGTTTCATGTTACCAGCTTTAAGATGTGCCAGTGCTCTTGCCGGTGTAGCAACCACAATGTCTGGTTTATCTAACAGAAGAGACTTTTGGATTTGGGTGTTTGTGTTGGATGATATATCTATACATCTGACTTCTCTggaacattttaatgttagcTCTGATACAACTGACGCTATCTGAAATGATGAATACaattacacacatacaaagttgtcacaaataatttatataataatctatgttttttaatatcataagtTGTGCCAAGTATTGTCTctttttttccattttacCCCCACACTTACTATGCTTAtagagcaataaaaatattagaaaaactcACCTGGCCACATAATTCTTTGCTGGGAGACAAAATTAGACATGTTATGCATTGATGTAAACTTgtgttttttaagtttagtaTCTTTTGTATTACAGGAATAGTAAAAGCTGCAGTTTTGCCTGATCCTGTCCTGGCTCTCATAAGGACATCCTTTCCTTCCAATAGCAGAGGTATTGCTGTTTCCTGAATTAATGTTGGAGTTGACCACCCAAGCTGTGATATTGCCTGGAAAACACTACACTTactataattttcatttgaatACCAACATGTTGCACCATTTTACATGCAgcaacaaaatttaaacacaaaatttatattattaatgcaaAATATTCACAAgttcttattaataatcacagtatatttatatacttgaaTTTATACAACAAGCATttagtttgtatttattatatgttaattaagtttatgcTTTTACCTTTtctgattttataatatgctttatttaccaaaatacTAATACTAGTCAAGAAACAAGAGTGCATGAAATGGTTTTGTACAATGTTAAACATGTTAGCCAACCATTGTGAACTTTacagaaaatacaatttatgataCAAGTatgtattcatattaattttgtaaggtGTTGGTAGCTGCTAACAACTGGCACATTGCTTGCAATCTTTTTGCTATAATTCTATGTTGTCTATATGTGCATTAAAGTATTGTGCTTGACATTGTCATAtttgaagtaaaaatattgtcttgTGTAGATTAGtgatgttaaataaatgtaataaattaattctaccAAATTGGTAACAAAGCATGGTtttgttactttaatttaaaaaatgtaaatttaatatgtaacttaTTCAAGATATAATTGttgataataaagaaaaagatgaagatttaattacaaaagaaaaattataatgaattataaaaaagtataaagggaaataaaatatccttttaaaatatttttatggacTCTAGCAAGGACAGAGGTATCTAAAGCTGAGCCTTGTTTATACACACGTGTATGAACTACTCAAAACTAGGTTTAAGTTTGAGATGAAACACTTGGGACACTGAAACTACTGCTTGCTATGGACTATACAAGACaatgaaatcaaattataCCAAAAGACTTTCATACAAGACAAGAACATGTggataaaataacattatgcCCCATGAGGCAGGTTACAGAAATTTGTGAGAACAGTTGGCTtccctttaaaaataattaataattagaacaATAGCCACAAGATTGTTTGTCTTGATTTAGTGAGTTACAACAGCAGTTGCTGTTAGAACAGCATCTCAAAAGCGCAATGAGTACCTAAAAAAAAGTGTAGTTTATCttcaaaaagattaaaaataactgtcTAGCGCTGGAGAGACTCGGAAGTTACTAAAAGCCTTGAAATTTGCAAGCGGCGCTTCCTTCGTAAGAGTAGCTGATAGCACGTTGTGGCATTTTGCccatatgtaaataaaaaaattaatgtgcTTGacatgtttgaaataaaaaagattcttTCGAgtcgttacatttattttacttaatataaaggGTATGTATAAATCATAATGCGTACCTTTAGTAAGCGATCATCTAATTCCATTTCATGAAACATAACCTTGTTTTCGCCtgccatatttattttatgttcgcTTTTACgcttgaaaaaaaatgtatagttaGGCAAAATTAATACACTAAtctgatttttaaattgtaaaaagttatttctGTTCTAATTACAAGTTAAttacttttcttaaaaaatattatgtttactaCTTGCGTTTTAACTTTATGGACTTAGGACAGATATTTGACATACATACTAGATTGATATTGTAGcagattgtaaataattaataaatattgtaaggaTTGTCTGTAGTCACCACAAACTACACATGCTTGCAAATGCAATGATTATCTGTATTACTTGCTGTGGTGAACATTTTATGATTCAGAAACCTCTCTCTCGCATatcaaaattcaatacatttttcacaGTGTACAGGAGATTTTGTTGAACAAGGGTGATATTACCTTATGCCTCGTTTTGAGTCTTACCCGACTCTGAGTGTAAGAGCGTTTTCACATTACCCGATCCGATATCGGTGTCGGACGCCGATCCGATATCGGGgtaagtaaaatgtatgaaatatgtacCTGTCTTTCATATTGTCCGGCCCGATATCGGATATCGGAGCCGACACCGATATGCTGGCGGCACTATCGGACACCTGTGAGCCGTCGGGcgataatgtttgtatgtgtgcTATACGTGTATCTAAAATGTCTCTGTGTGCGTAGACCCCGATGCGTGGTGGCCATTGTTTACAGTTTGGTAGTCATCATGGCGTCGTCTTCATTTAAatacgatataatatataatataaatacgatATAATGAGATGAATTAGCAAATAATTGAATGTGGATTCACTCATacgaaagtaattaaaaaacttgctAGGTGCTTTTTGTAGCTTGCTAAAAAGAGTATAAAAAGCTCCCTCTGAATATCTAGCTTCCACGATGGGATGTATCCAGTACTGTCTGTGAACAGATCTTTTTTTGCgtctcaaatataataaaataaatagatacagcaaataaagttttctattATAGTCTGCCATGATGACCTGCGCGCACTAAGCTTATAGAGCAAATGGCCGTATCGGAACGATTTTGTCGGAAATATGTGAAAATAGCATATGGTGTCGGCTAATCGGATATCAGTTATTGGGTCCTACACCGATATCGGATCGGATAATGTGAAAACGCTCTAAGGCTCAACATCGATATCGGATCATGACGTATGGTATATCATATACCGGAGTCATACAAACTAACTCATATAATATTCTCGAGGATTGTACAGGAGCATGAAACACAAATGCTTTTTTACATTCAACATTCGAAATGTTGCATGCACTCGATCCgacttttaacaaaaatatttataaaaacgtatCAAATCAAcatcaacattttaatattattatgtaaaatgttacaCAAACAAAAGATATTGCCATATAAGTGGGCGTTGATTGTTGAATTATGTTCAAGCTAGTCGCTCAACATGTTAAAGAATAAcgaattttgaaatttgttataaacGAAAGCCCTTAATTCTCAA
Coding sequences:
- the LOC111001260 gene encoding uncharacterized protein LOC111001260 gives rise to the protein MTHSLNYINLQCVQLLEWARCGDNVLSVVPTILWAAGSVAFAHRIVSSLFKRFMFRRIPLWEIILQHLIFIWMVIYSLHFWTLAVKIIKIVVEYYYSDEQVETVTREELEGRKVMQQWIIWLCGATPLALYYQTRPRPSSPPLMIWITTSPWQRREMGPYGYYLHRPPSLETPANTVREQAIALRKAYSDSRTIIKEPPRKRRNSKSV
- the LOC111001259 gene encoding probable ATP-dependent RNA helicase DDX56 isoform X1, which gives rise to MAGENKVMFHEMELDDRLLKAISQLGWSTPTLIQETAIPLLLEGKDVLMRARTGSGKTAAFTIPVIQKILNLKNTSLHQCITCLILSPSKELCGQIASVVSELTLKCSREVRCIDISSNTNTQIQKSLLLDKPDIVVATPARALAHLKAGNMKLKDDLAMLIVDEADLVFSFGYEDEVKELLGYLPKIYQAVLASATLSDDVINLKKIVLRNPVTLKLEEPELAPSSQLQHYHLFAEEDDKAAILYALLKLNLIRGKSIIFVRTVDRCYKLKLYLEQFKIGSCVLNSELPAAIRCLSVDQFNRGRYQIIVASDEKALEKPDGGLLKGEEIGKKNKQKSKRKKDKESGVSRGIDFQHVANVINFDFPLDVTSYVHRAGRTARGHNQGSVLSFVSIREKPLLEEVEAHLSKGFNNQKVLQKYSFALEEVEGFRYRSRDAWRAVTRIAVREARLQEIKRELLNCNKLKGFFEENPAELAAIKRDKALHTVRVQEQLAHVPEYLVPGALRPSEPEASADCPAPPQAAKRKTQHSYGSAKRHKYQARRNNPLQSFELKTLKKSTDT
- the LOC111001259 gene encoding probable ATP-dependent RNA helicase DDX56 isoform X2, yielding MRARTGSGKTAAFTIPVIQKILNLKNTSLHQCITCLILSPSKELCGQIASVVSELTLKCSREVRCIDISSNTNTQIQKSLLLDKPDIVVATPARALAHLKAGNMKLKDDLAMLIVDEADLVFSFGYEDEVKELLGYLPKIYQAVLASATLSDDVINLKKIVLRNPVTLKLEEPELAPSSQLQHYHLFAEEDDKAAILYALLKLNLIRGKSIIFVRTVDRCYKLKLYLEQFKIGSCVLNSELPAAIRCLSVDQFNRGRYQIIVASDEKALEKPDGGLLKGEEIGKKNKQKSKRKKDKESGVSRGIDFQHVANVINFDFPLDVTSYVHRAGRTARGHNQGSVLSFVSIREKPLLEEVEAHLSKGFNNQKVLQKYSFALEEVEGFRYRSRDAWRAVTRIAVREARLQEIKRELLNCNKLKGFFEENPAELAAIKRDKALHTVRVQEQLAHVPEYLVPGALRPSEPEASADCPAPPQAAKRKTQHSYGSAKRHKYQARRNNPLQSFELKTLKKSTDT